Proteins encoded by one window of Arachis ipaensis cultivar K30076 chromosome B04, Araip1.1, whole genome shotgun sequence:
- the LOC110271180 gene encoding uncharacterized protein LOC110271180, producing the protein MYDTNLMHKIWLRTKENMQNKRITYTVKFNQSQLIDLIDTDSVNQLITFNDDTTHVYIMEVEKTNHDSTPHEDNDDNVHDSTLSSNSTQGVDVVTNIYGQNPLTPILCTTQLVPTTQLKVVRYRDHNVMVRGSNVDVCVNLLHKECTCLEWQMTGIPCPDACAAIKLLHGNIYTYVEECYLKSSQEKIYEISMIPIETHDMSDLNNLTLTDWENNIFLMPPTTTRPPGRPYKKRRESQFQDMRVYKCSRCDQSGHNRSKCRNLNPERI; encoded by the exons ATGTACGATACAAATTTAATGCATAAGATATGGCTTCGAACCAAGGAAAATATGCAGAATAAACGCATTACCTACACAGTCAAGTTTAACCAATCTCAACTTATAGATCTCATTGATACTGATAGTGTTAACCAATTGATCACATTCAATGATGATACAACTCATGTATACATCATGGAGGTAGAAAAGACTAACCATGATAGTACACCTCATGAGGACAATGATGACAACGTTCATGACAG taCACTAtcaagtaattcaactcaaggagTCGACGTCGTTACTAATATTTATGGTCAAAATCCATTGACACCAATTCTATGTACAACGCAACTTGTCCCTACTACGCAACTTAAAGTAGTGAGATATAGAGATCATAATGTTATGGTTAGAGGGTCAAATGTTGATGTATGTGTGAATCTACTACACAAAGAATGTACATGTCTTGAATGGCAAATGACTGGAATTCCATGTCCAGATGCCTGTGCTGCAATTAAATTATTACATGGCAACATCTACACCTATGTAGAGGAGTGCTATCTAAAAAGTTCACAAGAAAAGATTTATGAGATCAGTATGATCCCAATTGAAACTCATGACATGTCTGATCTCAACAACCTGACCCTAACAGACTGGGAGAATAATATTTTTCTTATGCCACCTACAACAACTCGTCCTCCAGGAAGGCCGTACAAGAAGCGCCGAGAGTCACAATTTCAAGATATGCGTGTTTACAAATGTAGCCGATGTGATCAGAGTGGTCATAATCGTTCTAAATGTAGAAATCTTAATCCAGAAAGAATATGA
- the LOC107639629 gene encoding protein LURP-one-related 10 isoform X2, with protein METGIISVINTNYCKPHPITIKIETDKGVAYINNEVIFRIKESFSLKGRRVIYDVSGNHVSTLSKKIISMHDRWEVFKGRSIDSSDLLFTVKRSTFFIPEKKNIDFNVYLAKNIKGVWDFKVCAGAEKKSCDISAHGSSSLLAKMTNKEGCFEVEVQPNVDYGFVVALLTIVDEIKYIEKKSTKKDEVKGADTIAGAARIAGAALKLGVSLSS; from the exons ATGGAAACTGGGATTATCTCAGTTATCAACACTAATTATTGCAAACCTCATCCTATTACTATAAAGATCGAAACTGACAAGGGGGTCGCATACATCAACAACGAAGTCATCTTTCGTATTAAGGAATCTTTCTCACTTAAGGGCCGTCGTGTCATATACGATGTTTCTGGAAACCATGTTTCGACTCTATCAAAAAAG ATAATATCGATGCATGATCGATGGGAGGTTTTCAAAGGCCGTAGCATAGATTCCAGTGATTTGTTGTTTACAGTGAAGCGATCAACGTTTTTTATCCCAGAAAAGAAGAATATTGACTTCAATGTGTATCTGGCTAAAAATATCAAAGGTGTGTGGGACTTTAAGGTTTGCGCTGGTGCTGAGAAAAAGTCTTGTGATATTAGTGCTCATGGATCTTCTTCCCTTCTTGCCAAG ATGACGAATAAAGAGGGCTGCTTCGAGGTAGAGGTTCAACCAAACGTGGACTATGGCTTCGTAGTAGCACTTCTTACCATTGTTGATGAGATCAAATACATTGAGAAGAAGTCTACTAAGAAAGATGAAGTCAAGGGTGCGGATACAATCGCAGGAGCAGCTAGAATCGCAGGAGCAGCTCTAAAGCTTGGTGTG AGTTTGAGCTCGTGA
- the LOC107639629 gene encoding uncharacterized protein LOC107639629 isoform X1 produces the protein METGIISVINTNYCKPHPITIKIETDKGVAYINNEVIFRIKESFSLKGRRVIYDVSGNHVSTLSKKIISMHDRWEVFKGRSIDSSDLLFTVKRSTFFIPEKKNIDFNVYLAKNIKGVWDFKVCAGAEKKSCDISAHGSSSLLAKTFPTSSLTPLPPMEKNRRCSSNQRTASCRELTWGNQRSAPHLVPSGALGTALPRAAAAAATASNPQPPLHGALRSPLLPAIPAPETTPSLRYCFFSGAIPFSRSQGNTAAMSGGGVTTIGQTRRRSLPLRPDSLEPVARPHRERPLTNRALHSSHLRCRGTVMVV, from the exons ATGGAAACTGGGATTATCTCAGTTATCAACACTAATTATTGCAAACCTCATCCTATTACTATAAAGATCGAAACTGACAAGGGGGTCGCATACATCAACAACGAAGTCATCTTTCGTATTAAGGAATCTTTCTCACTTAAGGGCCGTCGTGTCATATACGATGTTTCTGGAAACCATGTTTCGACTCTATCAAAAAAG ATAATATCGATGCATGATCGATGGGAGGTTTTCAAAGGCCGTAGCATAGATTCCAGTGATTTGTTGTTTACAGTGAAGCGATCAACGTTTTTTATCCCAGAAAAGAAGAATATTGACTTCAATGTGTATCTGGCTAAAAATATCAAAGGTGTGTGGGACTTTAAGGTTTGCGCTGGTGCTGAGAAAAAGTCTTGTGATATTAGTGCTCATGGATCTTCTTCCCTTCTTGCCAAG ACTTTTCCTACATCTTCATTGACTCCCCTTCCTCCCATGGAAAAAAACCGCCGCTGCAGCTCCAACCAGCGTACCGCCAGCTGTCGCGAGCTCACATGGGGTAACCAGCGATCTGCGCCGCATTTGGTCCCCTCTGGCGCACTTGGCACTGCCTTACCCAGAGCTGCAGCCGCCGCCGCCACTGCGTCCAACCCGCAACCACCCCTCCATGGCGCACTTCGGTCGCCACTACTTCCGGCCATCCCTGCGCCTGAAACAACCCCATCACTTAGGTACTGCTTCTTCTCTGGTGCGATCCCATTCTCGCGCTCGCAAGGGAACACTGCCGCCATGAGTGGTGGTGGCGTCACCACGATTGGGCAGACGCGACGGCGATCTCTTCCACTCCGTCCCGACTCTCTGGAACCAGTCGCAAGGCCGCATCGTGAGAGACCGTTGACAAATCGCGCCCTGCATTCCTCGCATCTCCGTTGTAGAGGTACCGTGATGGTTGTTTAG